One window of the Carnobacterium maltaromaticum DSM 20342 genome contains the following:
- a CDS encoding polyprenyl synthetase family protein, translating into MDLNEFKSIALPQLEDTLLEELEIGVPTKGSLFEAMTYSVKAGGKRIRPLLLLATIQSLGGNIKSGLLAASALEYIHTYSLIHDDLPAMDDDALRRGQPTNHIIYGEALAILAGDGLLTLGFELLAKSPLTEKQKVRLILALSKAAGANGMVVGQVSDMEGESQKLTLTDLQNIHKKKTGELLKFAAYAGAVIVDADQETETQLVKFASHLGLAFQIRDDILDVIGTTAELGKETGMDAVHQKSTYPGLLTLAGAKKELAEELAKAQTSLANVDNKSVADTQLLEDFITLLEI; encoded by the coding sequence ATGGATTTAAATGAATTTAAATCAATTGCATTACCACAACTAGAAGATACTTTGCTAGAAGAACTTGAAATAGGTGTTCCAACAAAAGGTAGCTTGTTTGAGGCAATGACTTATTCCGTTAAAGCTGGTGGAAAAAGGATTCGACCATTATTACTTTTAGCTACAATCCAATCATTAGGCGGAAATATAAAGTCTGGACTTTTAGCCGCATCAGCCCTAGAGTATATCCATACGTACTCTTTAATTCACGATGATTTACCAGCAATGGATGATGATGCTTTACGACGTGGTCAACCCACGAATCATATTATTTATGGAGAAGCATTAGCTATTTTAGCAGGCGATGGTTTGTTGACTTTAGGTTTTGAATTGTTAGCCAAGAGTCCTTTGACAGAAAAGCAAAAAGTCAGGTTAATCTTAGCCTTATCTAAGGCTGCAGGAGCAAATGGAATGGTTGTTGGACAAGTCTCTGATATGGAAGGCGAGAGCCAAAAACTAACTTTAACTGATTTACAGAACATTCACAAAAAGAAAACCGGTGAGTTACTTAAATTTGCAGCTTATGCAGGAGCCGTGATTGTAGATGCAGATCAAGAGACAGAAACACAACTTGTTAAATTTGCTAGTCATTTAGGCTTAGCTTTCCAAATTCGGGATGATATTTTGGATGTTATAGGGACAACTGCTGAACTTGGCAAAGAAACAGGAATGGATGCTGTGCATCAAAAAAGTACCTATCCAGGTTTGTTGACTTTAGCAGGAGCAAAAAAAGAGTTAGCCGAAGAATTAGCGAAAGCTCAAACTAGCTTAGCGAATGTGGACAATAAATCAGTTGCCGATACTCAATTGTTAGAAGATTTTATTACACTATTAGAGATTTAA
- a CDS encoding TlyA family RNA methyltransferase, with protein sequence MKKERVDVLLVEQGLFETREKAKRAIMAGQIYNQNEERLDKPGEKIPTETSLKIKGETLRYVSRGGLKLEKALEVFEVTVEDKIMLDIGSSTGGFTDAALQNGAKMSYALDVGYNQLAWKLRQDPRVEVMERVNFRHSTPEDFTKGQPTIASIDVSFISLRLILPVLKNILAPGGDVLALIKPQFEAGREGVGKKGIVRDPAVHKQVLEDMVHFVIGIGYDVMALDYSPITGGEGNIEFLMHLKWNQKTTGTIAYTVNIDHTLASAYDTLKSK encoded by the coding sequence ATGAAGAAAGAACGAGTAGATGTCCTTTTAGTTGAACAAGGTCTTTTTGAGACGCGTGAGAAAGCTAAAAGAGCAATAATGGCTGGACAAATCTATAATCAAAATGAAGAACGCTTGGATAAACCAGGAGAAAAAATTCCAACAGAAACAAGCTTGAAGATAAAAGGTGAGACCTTACGTTATGTGAGCCGCGGTGGACTCAAGTTAGAAAAAGCATTAGAAGTTTTTGAGGTAACTGTTGAAGATAAAATCATGTTAGATATTGGTTCATCAACAGGTGGATTCACAGATGCAGCTTTACAAAATGGAGCAAAAATGAGCTATGCGTTAGATGTTGGATACAATCAATTAGCCTGGAAATTACGACAAGATCCTCGTGTCGAAGTGATGGAACGTGTGAATTTTAGACATAGTACTCCAGAAGACTTCACTAAAGGTCAGCCAACAATTGCTTCAATCGATGTATCTTTTATTTCTTTACGTTTAATTTTACCAGTATTAAAAAATATTCTGGCACCTGGTGGCGATGTGTTGGCCTTAATCAAACCACAATTTGAAGCAGGGCGTGAGGGTGTTGGAAAAAAAGGAATTGTTCGTGATCCAGCCGTTCATAAGCAAGTTTTAGAAGATATGGTCCATTTCGTAATTGGGATCGGCTATGATGTTATGGCTTTGGATTACTCTCCTATTACTGGTGGTGAAGGAAATATTGAATTTTTGATGCATCTAAAATGGAATCAAAAAACAACAGGCACGATTGCTTATACAGTAAATATAGACCATACGCTAGCTAGTGCATATGATACGCTTAAAAGTAAATAA
- the ahrC gene encoding transcriptional regulator AhrC/ArgR: protein MKKKERHQLLKELIQEHVIEKQEDFVRVLEEKGIEVTQATISRDIKELHLVKVPAQTGGYRYSLPPDIQFDTAKKLERLIKDAFVSIDYQDYFLVLKTIPGNAYALGKLIESSNFDGVFGTIAGDDTILIICRSATAANQIQDQLLSLV, encoded by the coding sequence ATGAAAAAGAAAGAAAGACATCAATTGTTAAAAGAGTTAATTCAAGAGCATGTAATTGAAAAACAAGAAGATTTTGTTCGAGTGTTAGAGGAAAAAGGCATTGAAGTCACACAAGCGACTATCTCGAGAGATATCAAAGAACTACATTTAGTCAAAGTTCCAGCTCAAACTGGAGGTTATCGCTACAGCTTACCACCTGATATCCAATTTGATACTGCTAAAAAATTAGAACGTTTAATCAAGGATGCCTTTGTTTCTATTGATTATCAAGATTATTTTTTAGTTCTGAAAACGATACCTGGTAACGCATACGCTCTAGGTAAATTGATTGAGTCCTCTAATTTTGATGGAGTTTTTGGCACAATTGCAGGAGATGACACCATCTTAATTATTTGTCGTTCAGCTACAGCAGCCAATCAAATCCAAGACCAACTATTAAGTTTGGTATAA